In Thermococcus stetteri, the following proteins share a genomic window:
- a CDS encoding multiprotein bridging factor aMBF1: MGKAKPKYCEICGAPIKGPGHRIRIDGAELLVCDRCYEKYSKKKPGTFSIMPTGRQPKRTARPTPRPKPQPRPYQPKPLVTEEIVEDFAERVYKAIQRSGKSYEELSHEVGLSVNDLRAIAHGYREPTIKEARKLEKYFKIKLIETGEDEPLEEKKTIPRNYEPTLGDIANIRIKKRKK; the protein is encoded by the coding sequence ATGGGAAAGGCCAAACCGAAGTACTGCGAAATATGTGGTGCCCCCATCAAGGGACCGGGCCACAGGATAAGGATAGATGGGGCTGAACTTCTCGTCTGCGACCGCTGTTATGAGAAATACTCCAAAAAGAAGCCCGGAACCTTCAGCATAATGCCAACGGGAAGGCAACCGAAGAGAACCGCTAGACCAACACCCCGTCCAAAGCCCCAGCCGAGGCCGTATCAGCCGAAGCCGCTCGTCACTGAAGAGATCGTTGAGGACTTTGCCGAGAGGGTTTACAAGGCGATCCAGCGCTCTGGTAAGAGCTACGAGGAGCTTTCCCACGAGGTCGGCCTCTCGGTTAACGATCTCCGTGCCATAGCCCACGGCTACCGCGAGCCGACGATAAAAGAGGCCAGGAAGCTTGAGAAATACTTCAAGATAAAGCTCATAGAGACCGGCGAGGACGAGCCCCTGGAGGAGAAGAAGACGATACCGAGGAACTACGAACCAACGCTCGGGGACATAGCAAACATCAGGATCAAGAAGAGGAAGAAGTGA
- a CDS encoding type II toxin-antitoxin system VapC family toxin: MIEVFVDSSVLIEGLKGNPEAVKILNYLADVGAVAIINDIVVSEFLFHYIRLKSGASPLTVKSSGKISEFIKEDEPLDFITQFHILPTDEETLLQAYNFMRKYNLLPNDAIILAACKVNNIERLATLDEDLIKAAREEGLGLL, translated from the coding sequence ATGATCGAGGTCTTTGTTGATTCCTCTGTTCTCATTGAAGGACTAAAAGGAAACCCAGAGGCTGTCAAGATTCTGAATTACCTCGCTGATGTTGGTGCGGTTGCCATAATAAACGACATAGTAGTGAGCGAGTTTCTGTTTCATTACATCCGCCTGAAATCTGGAGCATCACCGCTTACAGTCAAAAGCTCTGGAAAGATATCGGAGTTTATAAAGGAGGATGAACCGCTCGACTTCATAACCCAGTTTCACATCCTCCCAACGGATGAGGAAACCCTACTTCAGGCGTACAATTTCATGAGGAAATACAATCTGCTTCCAAATGACGCTATAATCTTGGCGGCGTGCAAAGTTAACAACATCGAGCGGCTCGCTACTTTGGACGAAGATTTAATAAAAGCGGCCAGGGAAGAGGGGTTAGGACTCCTATAA